The Hevea brasiliensis isolate MT/VB/25A 57/8 chromosome 1, ASM3005281v1, whole genome shotgun sequence genome has a window encoding:
- the LOC110664671 gene encoding probable LRR receptor-like serine/threonine-protein kinase At3g47570: MSFFSYLSHLYLLALLVFFKCMFPFADSATLSIETDKEALILFKSQISQQSLNPLSSWDQNSSPCNWTGVSCNSHRVVGLNLPSLGLDGSISPHIGNLSFLRSLQLQNNKLTGTLPYQICNLFRLRILNISSNSLQGLIPSNMSRLAELRVLDLSMNKITGKIPEELSFLTKLQVLNFGRNLFSGGIPSSIGNISSLEDLIVGTNTLSGPIPSDLSRLQNLKVLDLTINNLTGTVPSTIYNMSSLVYLALASNQLWGKIPFDVGEKLPNLLGFNFCFNKFTGTIPGSLHNLTNIQIIRMAYNLLEGTVPPGLGNLPFLEMYNIGFNKIVSSGDNGLGFITSLTNSTRLKFLAFDGNLLQGIIPESIGNLSKVLQKLYMGGNNFYGTIPASIGNLSSLTLLNLSYNAITGEIPVEIGKLENLQMLGLAGNRIFGRIPDSLGNLQKLNKIDLSGNELVGGISTAFGNLHSVLSLDLSNNKLNGSIPKEVLNLPSLTTIFNLSNNFLSGNLPQEIGSLESIVAIDLSNNRLSGNIPNMIKNCKSLEELYIARNTFSGPIPGTLGEVKGLGTLDLSYNNLSGFIPPDLQKLQALESLNLAFNNLEGIVPCGGVFTNLSRVQLEGNPKLSLKIGCGNAQDHRRKPVKVYVSVGVAVMATLVVFFSIGSLFYMKRRRKIPDSSNFIKEQHQMVSYHNLRQATGNFNEENLIGNGSFGSVYKGCLGDGSVVAIKVLDIKQIGFQKSFLAECEALRNVRHRNLVKLITSCSSVDLKNKEFLALVYEFLGNGSLDDWVKGKRKKGNGEGLNLVQRLNVAIDVASVMDYLHHDCEVPVVHCDLKPSNILLDEDLTAKVGDFGLARLLIEKVGDQTSISSTHVLKGSVGYIPPEYGLGVKPSTAGDTYSFGVLLLELFTGKSPTDDTLMGEQNLVGWVQSAFPSRLLQVLDPELLLLMDNLFHDGRNINPEVQQECVITILGIGLSCTMNSPDSRISIRYALHKLKAARNNLLNHVPTHQASKY; the protein is encoded by the exons ATGAGTTTCTTTTCCTATCTAAGTCATTTGTATCTGCTAGCTTTACTTGTGTTTTTCAAATGCATGTTTCCCTTTGCAGATTCAGCCACTCTTAGCATTGAAACTGATAAGGAGGCTTTGATCTTATTCAAGTCTCAAATAAGCCAACAATCTCTGAACCCATTGTCTTCATGGGATCAGAATAGTTCTCCTTGCAACTGGACAGGAGTTTCCTGCAACAGCCACAGAGTGGTTGGCCTCAATCTTCCCAGCTTGGGACTTGATGGGTCAATTAGTCCTCATATTGGTAATCTCTCTTTTCTTCGCTCACTCCAACTTCAAAACAATAAGCTTACTGGAACACTTCCTTATCAAATTTGCAATCTTTTTCGCCTAAGAATTCTGAACATTAGTTCCAACAGCTTGCAAGGTTTGATACCATCAAACATGAGCAGATTGGCTGAGCTCAGGGTACTTGACTTGTCAATGAATAAGATTACAGGAAAAATTCCTGAAGAACTCAGCTTTCTCACCAAGCTCCAAGTTTTGAACTTCGGTCGAAATCTTTTTTCGGGTGGAATTCCATCATCAATAGGAAACATTTCATCCCTTGAGGATTTGATTGTAGGCACCAATACACTTAGTGGCCCAATTCCTAGTGACTTGAGTCGCCTTCAGAACCTGAAGGTTCTTGATCTCACGATAAATAATCTCACAGGTACTGTCCCTTCCACCATTTACAACATGTCTTCCCTAGTGTATTTGGCCTTAGCTTCAAACCAGCTGTGGGGGAAAATTCCTTTTGATGTTGGGGAAAAGCTCCCTAATCTTCTAGGCTTCAATTTTTGCTTTAATAAGTTCACTGGAACTATTCCTGGGTCTTTGCACAATCTCACAAATATTCAAATCATCAGAATGGCATATAACCTTTTAGAAGGGACGGTGCCACCAGGTCTTGGAAATCTTCCATTCCTGGAAATGTACAATATTGGTTTCAACAAGATTGTTAGTTCTGGTGACAATGGTCTTGGATTCATCACTTCTTTAACGAACAGTACCCGCCTTAAATTCCTTGCCTTCGATGGCAACCTTCTGCAGGGTATAATTCCTGAATCTATTGGCAACCTTTCCAAAGTTCTTCAAAAATTGTACATGGGAGGCAACAACTTTTATGGTACCATACCAGCTTCAATCGGTAATCTTAGTAGCTTGACCTTGCTAAATTTAAGCTATAACGCGATTACTGGTGAAATCCCAGTTGAAATTGGCAAATTAGAGAACTTGCAAATGTTGGGCTTGGCGGGAAATAGGATATTTGGTAGGATTCCAGATTCCTTAGGCAATCTTCAAAAGTTGAATAAAATTGATTTATCAGGAAATGAATTGGTAGGTGGAATATCCACTGCTTTTGGGAATTTGCATAGTGTGCTTTCACTAGACTTATCTAACAATAAGCTAAATGGAAGCATACCTAAAGAAGTTCTTAATCTCCCAAGCTTAACCACCATCTTCAATCTCTCCAACAACTTCCTAAGTGGGAATTTGCCCCAGGAAATTGGGTCCCTAGAAAGTATTGTTGCCATTGATCTCTCTAACAACCGCTTATCTGGCAATATTCCAAACATGATAAAAAACTGCAAGAGCTTGGAGGAATTATACATTGCCAGAAATACATTCTCAGGCCCTATTCCGGGCACTTTGGGAGAAGTAAAGGGCTTGGGAACTTTAGACCTCTCCTATAACAATCTTTCTGGCTTCATTCCTCCTGACCTCCAAAAACTACAGGCTCTTGAATCCCTGAACCTGGCCTTTAATAACCTAGAAGGAATAGTCCCCTGTGGTGGTGTGTTTACAAATCTCTCTAGAGTTCAATTAGAAGGCAACCCAAAGCTTTCCTTGAAAATTGGATGTGGGAATGCTCAAGATCATAGAAGAAAGCCTGTCAAAGTTTACGTATCTGTTGGTGTTGCTGTCATGGCAACATTGGTAGTTTTCTTTTCTATTGGTTCTTTGTTCTATATGAAAAGAAGGAGAAAGATCCCTGACAGTTCCAACTTCATAAAGGAGCAGCATCAAATGGTTTCATACCACAATCTCCGCCAAGCAACTGGGAATTTTAATGAGGAAAATTTGATTGGAAATGGGAGCTTTGGGTCTGTGTACAAAGGGTGTCTTGGAGATGGTTCTGTTGTAGCAATCAAGGTACTTGACATCAAACAGATCGGATTTCAGAAGAGCTTTCTTGCAGAGTGTGAGGCTTTAAGAAATGTGAGGCATCGGAATCTTGTTAAGCTGATTACATCCTGCTCGAGTGTGGACTTGAAAAACAAAGAATTTCTGGCTCTAGTTTACGAGTTCCTTGGTAATGGGAGCCTGGATGACTGGGTTAAAGGCAAGAGAAAGAAAGGAAATGGAGAAGGCTTGAATCTTGTGCAAAGATTAAATGTGGCTATTGATGTAGCCAGTGTAATGGATTACCTGCACCATGACTGTGAAGTTCCTGTGGTGCATTGTGATCTGAAGCCTAGCAACATTCTTCTGGATGAAGACTTGACTGCCAAGGTAGGAGATTTTGGACTGGCTAGGCTGCTGATAGAGAAAGTGGGTGATCAAACTTCAATTAGTTCCACCCATGTCCTGAAAGGTTCCGTAGGCTACATACCTCCAG AGTATGGGCTTGGAGTGAAACCATCAACGGCCGGAGATACATACAGCTTTGGAGTGCTATTGCTAGAGCTGTTTACAGGGAAGAGCCCTACAGATGACACTTTGATGGGTGAACAAAATCTAGTTGGATGGGTGCAATCAGCTTTTCCTAGCAGGCTATTGCAAGTTCTGGATCCTGAGTTGCTACTGCTCATGGATAATCTTTTCCATGACGGTCGCAATATAAACCCAGAAGTTCAACAAGAATGTGTGATCACAATTCTAGGGATTGGATTATCTTGCACCATGAACTCTCCTGACAGCCGCATCAGCATAAGATATGCTCTTCACAAGCTCAAAGCTGCAAGAAACAATCTTCTTAATCATGTTCCTACTCATCAAGCTTCCAAGTATTGA
- the LOC110664670 gene encoding LOW QUALITY PROTEIN: probable LRR receptor-like serine/threonine-protein kinase At3g47570 (The sequence of the model RefSeq protein was modified relative to this genomic sequence to represent the inferred CDS: substituted 5 bases at 5 genomic stop codons), producing MIVINTSSKNLGTHVHFQQTSSIYKHKLIEMNLLFCHLLQVSFFTLLILSFGCVFPLLESAALSIETEKQALISFKSQISLESSNSLSSWVQSSSPCNWTGVSCNRIGQRVFGLKLSKLGLVGSISPYIGNLSFLQSLELQNNQLTGTLSEEICNLSGLRVLNLSSNSLQGSIPSNVSKLTELRILDVLMNQITRRIPAELTLLTNIQTLNLGRNLLWGTIPPSIGNISSLENLILGANTLSGMIPSDLSHLRNLKVLDLTINNLTGTVSSSIYNLSSLVDLALASNQLWGKIPSDIGVTLPNLLVINLCFNKFTGTIPASLHNLANIKVIRMAHTLLEGTIPPGLGNLPFLEMYNIGFNRIVNSGDNGLGFITSLTNNTHLKFLAFDDNLLXGVIPESVGNLSKDLSKLYMGGNHIYGSIPASIGHLSSLTLLNLSYNSITGEIPTEIGQLENLQMLGLAGNQIAGRIRDSLSNLQKLNQVDLSGNKLVGRIPTTFGNFHSLRSMDLSINKLNGTIPKEILSLRSLSLILNLSNNFLNGNLSEEIGLLDSVATIDLLNNHLSGNIPDSLKNCKSLEELYITKNAFSGPIPSSLGEIKGLEILDLSYNNLSGSIPLDLGKLXALESLNLSFNDLEGVVPCGNLLTNLSRVQLEGNLKLSVHTECHNSQGRGRKLVKVYVIISIMAKLASSFSVGSFFYIRRNKAKIAXSPSSIKEQHQLISYHELRQTTGNFNEQNLIGSGSFGSVXKGCLGDGSDVAIKVLDVKQIRFMKSFIAECKALRNVRHRNLVKLITSCSSVDFKNEEFLALVYEFLGNGNLEDWIKGKRKKEDGDGLNLVRRLNLAIDASIAMDYLHHDCEVPVVHCDLKPSNILLDEDLTAKVGDFGLARLLIEKASDQTSISSIHVLKGSIGYIPPEYGLGVKPSMAGDAYSFGVLLLXLFTGKSPTDDSLMGEQNLAGWVQSAFPGRLLQVLDPELLLFMDNLCHDGRTVNPEVQQECVMTVLGIGLSCTTSSPNSRISIRNALRKLKAARDNLLDHGPILNSKHEEQ from the exons ATGATTGTTATAAATACATCATCAAAGAATCTTGGAACCCATGTTCATTTCCAACAAACTTCATCTATCTACAAACACAAACTCATAGAAATGAATCTCCTCTTCTGCCATTTACTGCAAGTTTCATTCTTCACTCTCCTAATTCTCTCTTTCGGATGCGTATTTCCCTTGTTGGAGTCTGCTGCTCTAAGCATAGAGACTGAAAAGCAAGCCTTGATCTCGTTTAAGTCTCAAATAAGCTTGGAATCTTCCAATTCTCTATCTTCATGGGTCCAAAGCTCCTCCCCTTGCAACTGGACGGGAGTTTCATGCAATAGAATTGGCCAAAGAGTTTTTGGCCTCAAACTCTCCAAATTGGGACTTGTTGGCTCCATAAGTCCCTATATTGGAAATCTCTCTTTTCTTCAGTCCCTGGAGCTTCAAAACAATCAACTTACAGGAACACTTTCTGAAGAAATCTGTAATCTTTCTGGCCTTAGAGTCTTGAACCTAAGTTCCAATAGCTTGCAAGGTTCGATACCATCGAATGTAAGCAAGTTGACAGAGCTCAGAATCCTTGACGTGTTAATGAATCAGATTACAAGAAGAATTCCCGCGGAGCTCACCTTGCTTACCAACATCCAAACTTTGAACTTGGGGAGAAATCTTCTTTGGGGTACAATTCCACCATCTATAGGAAATATTTCGTCACTAGAGAATTTGATCTTAGGCGCAAATACTCTTAGTGGCATGATTCCTAGTGATTTAAGCCATCTTAGAAACTTGAAGGTTCTTGATCTCACTATAAACAATCTCACTGGTACCGTTTCCTCCAGCATTTACAACTTGTCTTCTCTAGTCGATTTGGCCTTAGCTTCCAACCAGCTGTGGGGTAAAATTCCTAGTGATATTGGAGTGACACTTCCAAATCTTTTGGTTATcaatttatgcttcaataagttcACTGGAACAATTCCTGCATCTTTGCACAATCTCGCAAATATAAAGGTTATTCGTATGGCACATACTCTTTTAGAAGGAACAATACCGCCAGGATTAGGAAATCTTCCATTCCTGGAGATGTACAATATTGGCTTCAATAGAATTGTTAACTCTGGAGACAATGGTCTTGGATTCATCACTTCcttaacaaacaacacccatCTTAAATTCCTTGCCTTTGATGACAACCTTCTGTAGGGTGTCATCCCTGAATCTGTTGGTAATCTTTCCAAGGATCTCTCGAAATTATACATGGGAGGCAATCATATTTATGGTTCTATACCAGCATCAATTGGTCATCTCAGTAGCTTAACGTTGCTAAATTTGAGCTACAACTCTATCACCGGTGAAATTCCAACTGAAATTGGTCAATTGGAGAATCTGCAAATGTTGGGTCTTGCTGGAAATCAAATCGCTGGAAGGATTAGGGATTCCCTTAGTAATCTTCAGAAGTTAAACCAAGTTGATTTATCAGGTAATAAATTGGTGGGGAGAATACCCACTACTTTTGGGAATTTCCATAGTCTTCGTTCCATGGACTTATCCATTAACAAGCTCAATGGAACCATACCTAAAGAAATTCTCAGTCTCCGAAGCTTGAGTCTGATCTTGAACCTGTCTAACAACTTCTTGAATGGGAATTTGTCAGAGGAAATTGGGCTTCTAGATAGTGTTGCTACCATTGAcctcttaaacaaccatttatcAGGTAATATTCCTGATTCACTCAAAAACTGCAAGAGCTTGGAGGAATTATACATTACCAAAAATGCATTCTCAGGCCCTATTCCAAGCTCCCTAGGAGAAATTAAAGGACTGGAAATTCTAGACCTTTCCTATAATAATCTTTCTGGCTCCATTCCTCTTGATCTTGGCAAACTATAGGCCCTTGAATCCTTAAACCTTTCCTTTAATGACCTAGAAGGAGTCGTTCCCTGTGGTAACCTACTTACAAATCTCTCTAGAGTCCAGTTAGAAGGCAACCTAAAGCTTTCCGTGCATACGGAATGTCATAATTCTCAAGGCCGTGGAAGAAAACTAGTCAAAGTTTATGTCATTATCTCTATCATGGCAAAATTAGCTTCGTCCTTTTCTGTTGGTTCATTCTTCTATATAAGGAGAAACAAAGCAAAGATTGCTTAATCTCCCAGTTCGATCAAAGAGCAGCATCAATTGATTTCATACCATGAGCTCCGACAA ACAACTGGGAACTTCAACGAGCAAAATTTGATTGGAAGTGGGAGCTTTGGGTCAGTGTAGAAGGGGTGTCTTGGAGATGGTTCTGATGTAGCAATCAAGGTACTTGACGTCAAACAGATCAGATTTATGAAGAGCTTTATTGCAGAGTGCAAGGCTTTAAGAAATGTTAGGCATCGAAATCTTGTTAAGCTAATCACATCTTGCTCGAGCGTGGACTTCAAAAATGAAGAATTTCTGGCTCTAGTGTATGAGTTCCTTGGTAATGGGAATTTGGAAGACTGGATTAAGGGCAAGAGGAAGAAAGAAGATGGGGATGGACTAAATCTTGTAAGGAGATTAAATCTGGCTATTGATGCATCCATTGCTATGGATTACCTGCATCACGACTGTGAAGTTCCTGTGGTGCACTGTGATTTGAAGCCTAGCAACATTCTTTTGGATGAAGACTTGACTGCCAAGGTAGGGGATTTTGGCCTGGCTAGGCTGCTGATAGAGAAAGCGAGTGATCAAACTTCAATTAGTTCCATCCATGTCTTGAAAGGTTCCATAGGCTACATACCTCCAG AGTATGGCCTCGGAGTGAAACCATCAATGGCTGGAGATGCATACAGCTTCGGAGTGCTATTACTATAGCTGTTTACTGGAAAGAGCCCTACAGATGACAGTTTGATGGGCGAACAAAATCTAGCTGGGTGGGTGCAATCAGCTTTTCCTGGCAGGCTATTACAAGTTCTAGACCCTGAGTTGCTACTATTCATGGATAATCTTTGCCATGATGGTCGTACTGTGAATCCAGAAGTTCAACAAGAATGTGTGATGACAGTCCTTGGGATTGGATTATCTTGTACTACAAGCTCTCCTAACAGCCGAATCAGCATAAGAAATGCTCTTCGCAAGCTCAAAGCTGCAAGAGACAACCTTCTTGATCATGGTCCTATTCTGAATTCCAAGCATGAAGAGCAATAG
- the LOC131172593 gene encoding uncharacterized protein LOC131172593: MVSGSSEDKEEFKAPPSQEKESEAAKARNGESSRNSEGFSVENSLADNEDTSPVVRSKRGRSQVLPSRYRDSVILLAPWKRLAGSQRPAAAPMVSTKRVTQNGSRKEQYITCNIVEEVKDSCF, translated from the exons ATGGTTTCCGGTAGTTCGGAGGATAAGGAAGAGTTTAAGGCTCCTCCAAGTCAAGAAAAAGAATCAGAAGCAGCTAAAGCTAGAAACGGTGAGTCATCGAGAAACAGCGAGGGTTTTAGCGTGGAAAATTCGTTAGCAGATAATGAAGACACATCTCCAGTGGTGAGATCGAAGAGAGGAAGGAGCCAGGTGCTGCCGTCCAGATACAGAGACTCTGTTATTCTTCTTGCGCCGTGGAAGCGGCTGGCAGGATCACAAAGACCAGCAGCCGCACCCATGGTTTCCACGAAGAGAG TTACGCAAAATGGCAGCAGAAAAGAACAATACATTACCTGTAATATTGTAGAAGAAGTGAAGGATTCTTGTTTTTAG